Proteins encoded in a region of the Blastocatellia bacterium genome:
- a CDS encoding restriction endonuclease → MEAPFLMTPVEFEIAVRQFLQEEGRGLKDFRVQHLEKLQGYDGDYIIDVTARFEALGADFLVLIECKRYTSDSVEREQVQALNQKKLSIGAHKAMLFTTSTFRSGAIEFAKANRIALIQVSPKQISYAVKSWSPEISVEFVSPETASLAEFLFDGNIPDEAEENPLPEAAKSKIFVLAVLSQRLDYLRILSARGYDINQSEIERLRKEIEEAEDELRRLREGKA, encoded by the coding sequence ATGGAAGCCCCCTTTCTAATGACCCCTGTAGAATTTGAAATCGCAGTTCGGCAGTTCCTTCAGGAAGAAGGGCGCGGCTTAAAAGACTTTCGTGTGCAACATCTTGAGAAGCTTCAAGGATACGATGGTGACTACATCATTGATGTTACTGCCCGTTTTGAGGCGTTGGGAGCAGACTTTCTTGTCCTGATCGAATGCAAGAGATACACTTCCGACTCTGTGGAACGAGAGCAGGTTCAAGCTCTCAATCAAAAGAAACTTTCAATTGGGGCGCACAAGGCCATGCTTTTCACCACCTCTACATTCAGAAGCGGAGCGATTGAGTTTGCCAAAGCCAATCGCATTGCTCTTATTCAGGTCTCTCCCAAACAAATATCGTATGCAGTTAAATCTTGGTCCCCAGAAATCAGCGTTGAATTTGTGTCTCCCGAAACCGCTTCTTTGGCGGAATTCTTATTTGATGGCAATATACCTGATGAGGCTGAAGAGAATCCGTTGCCTGAAGCAGCTAAGTCAAAGATTTTTGTCCTAGCCGTCCTGAGTCAACGACTCGATTACTTGCGCATCCTTTCAGCTAGGGGATATGACATTAACCAGTCTGAGATAGAAAGACTGAGGAAAGAAATAGAAGAAGCAGAAGATGAACTCAGACGATTGCGAGAAGGCAAGGCATAA